The sequence below is a genomic window from Cucumis melo cultivar AY chromosome 5, USDA_Cmelo_AY_1.0, whole genome shotgun sequence.
TTCCAAACTCTAGTCCTTTGGAACCATGCTCCTTCTTCTTTTCACCATTTTCACTCCCAAACTAGTTCGTTCTTTTACCTTGTCTTCCAATCCTTCCTCCAACAGTCGATGTCTTCAAACCTTATTAAAATCTGGCTTCTCTCCTACTCTGAAATCCATCAACCACTTCTTTCGTTTTCTCTACCACAATCGCAGATTCGACTGTGTCATTCATTTCTTCTACCAATTAAACGCCAATCAAATCAAAGGAAACTTCAAAACTCACTTGATTCTTACATGGGCTCTCCTCAAATCCCATAAGTATGACGACGCGGAGCAAATATTGAAGACCCAGATGCTGGTTTCTTCAATTTTTCATCGAAATCGCCTTTGGAACTTGTTGATTCGAGGAATTTGTGTCAACAAAGGAGACCCAGAAAAGGCATTGTGGGTTTTGCAGGATTGCTTCAGAAATTATGCTATCTTGCCTTCTTCTTTCACTTTCTGTGTGTTGATTCATAAATTTTGTTCTCTTGGAATGATGGATAAGGCAGTTGAAATTCTAGAGCTAATGTCTGATGAGAATGTGAACTACCCATTTGATAATTTTGTCTGTAGTTCTGTAATTTCTGGGTTCTGTAATATTGGAAAACCGGAATTGGCTCTAAAGTTTTTCGAAAATGCTAAAACACTGGGAAATTTGAAACCTAATTTGGTGTCTTATACTGCGGTGATTGGCGCACTCTGTAAGTTGCATAGAGTTAATCAAGTTTCGGATTTGGTTTGTGAAATGGAAAAGGAAAGTTTGGCATTTGATGTTGTTTTCTATAGTTGTTGGATTTGTGGGTATAGTGCTGAGGGTATGTTATTGGATGCTTTCAAAAGGAACAGGGAAATGGTTCAGAAGGGAATAAGACCTGATACAATAAGTTATACTATTTTGATATATGGTCTTTCCAAGTTGGGAAATGTGGAGAAGGCATTTGGGGTTTTAGAGAGAATGAGGAAATCGGGATTAGAACTGAGTTCGGTTACGTATACGGTGATTATGCTAGGGTTTTGTAAGAAAGGGAAACTGGAGGAAGCGTTTTCTCTTTTTGAAATGGTTAAGGGTTTGGAGATGGAGGTTGATGAATTTATGTATGCAACTCTGATTGATGGATGTTGCAGAAAAGGAGATTTTGATCGTGTTTTTGGCCTTCTTGATGAAATGGAAACAAGAGGGATGAAATCGAGTATTGTTACATACAATACTTTGATTAATGGACTCTGCAAATGGGGGAGAACATCTGAGGCAGATAGACTATCGAAGGGCTTACATGGTGATGTTATTACATATAGTACACTGTTACATGGATACATTCAAGAACAAAACATCACTGGAATTTTCGAAACAAAGAGAAGACTTGAAGATGCTGGGATTTCTCTGGATGTTATCATGTGTAATGTTCTGATAAAAGCACTGTTTATGGTTGGCGCATATGAAGATGCATATATACTCTACAAGAGAATGCCAGGAATTGGTCTGGCTGCAAATTCAGTTACTTATCATACATTGATTAATGGATATTGTAATATTGGTAGGATAGATGAGGCAGTTGAGATATTCAATGAGTTCAAGTCAGCGTCTTGCGAATCAGTAGCTGTTTACAATAGTATTATTAAAGCACTATGCAGAGAAGGTCGTGGAGAAGAGGCCCTTGAGGTGTTTATTGAACTGAACCTCAATGTTTTAACTTTGGATGTAGGTATGTGTAAGATGCTTATCAGAACCATTTTTGAAGAGAAAGGTGCAGCTGGGCTTTGTGAAGCACTGTATGGGATGGAAAAGGTGGGACAAGAGGTATACAATGATACATGCAATGATGCTATTCGGTTTCTATGCAAGAGAGGTTTCTCAGAGATGGCGAGTGAATTTTATTCAAGGATGATGAGAACCCGTTTGCTTCTTGAaaagaaaacattttatttCCTCATAAAAGCGTTGAATAGTGAAGGGAAGACATGGATTAGTCGGCCTATTTTCAGTAACTTTTTGAAAGAATATGGCCTATCTGAGCCCATTGTTAAGCAGATTATTGTGGACTTTCAATGCACGAAGTTCACTCTCCCAACTTCAGAGAAAATGGAAGAGAGTTTTTCAACATTTATGGTACCTAATACTATGTTTAAAAGGCTAGTAAGAGAAAGAAGATTTTCTGATGCTTATAACCTTGTAATGAAGAGAGGAAATAATCTCTTGCTTGGTGACATATTTGATTATTCAACTCTGGTTCATGGTCTTTGTAAAGGTGGACAAATGAGTGAAGCATTAGATATCTGCGTTTCTGCCAAAACAAATGGAATGAAGTTGAATATTATCTGCTATAATATAGTCATAAAGGGACTGTGCCTCCAAAGTCGTCTTATCCAAGCATTCCAGCTCTTTGATTCACTGGAAAGATTAGGCTTGATACCTACTGAAATCACATATGGGACTCTAGTTGACTCCTTATGCAGAGAAGGATACCTGGAAGATGCAAGGCAGTTGTTCGAGAGGATGATCCCAAAAGGTCTTAAACCAAATACCCATATTTACAATTCACTGATTGATGGTTACATCAGGATTGGTCAAATTGAAGAAGCCTTTAAGCTTTTGCATGAATCAAGGACAGGAGCCTTTAATCCTGATGAATTCTCTGTGAGCTCTGCAATCAAGGCTTATTGCCAAAAGGGTGACTTGGAAGGTGCTCTTTCCATCTTTTTTGAGTTCAAGAATGAAGGCATTTCACCTGATTTCTTGGGCTTCTTATATTTGATAAGAGGACTTTGTGCCAAGGGAAGAATGGAAGAAGCACGGGACATACTCCGTGAGACAATACAGTCCCAATCGGTGATGGAGTTGATTAACAAGGTTGATACTGAAATCGAAACTGATTCTATAGAAAGCGCTCTCACCCATTTATGCGAGGAAGGACATATCTTAGAAGCATATACCATTCTAAATGAAGTAGGCACTATATTTTTCTCTGCTCATAGGCATTCTACTATTTACAATCAACCTCATAAATTGCATATAAATGACGAGAGATCTGTAGATATTATTCATTCTGGAACCAAAGCCTATCCATATGCCAGTTTTCCAAATCTTGGATCCTCAGATGTTAATACAATTGAAAACATGGAGGACGAGAATCTGGAAAAGAGGCCTCATTTTGAAGATTTCAACTTGTACTATACTCTGCTTTCTTCCTTTTGTTCTGAAGGAAATGTTCAAAAGGCTACTCAATTAGTGAAAGAAGTAATTTCCAATTTAGACAGAGGCTAATTGTACAGGAGGAAAACAAAAGAACTTGGTTTCTTCAATGTgggggaaaaaggaaaagaatttcTATCCCCCATCGGCAAAGGAAATTTTCTCTGCCCTGGACGGAGGCTGATTGCATAACAGCAATGGTCTTGATTATCTCTCCAAGGGGTTCCCTCTCCATTAATGTGAAAAGCGTAGCATTTCTCTGGACAGGTACACTTGATTTGTTGATATATTATATATGCAAGATGCATTGCTGTACTAAAGAAAAATGCATTGCTGTAAGTTTATGCCATTCTGTCTGATTGTCTTCTTGATATATGAACTCTTGGTATATATTTTACATGTGAATGCAAACCTATATGCATATTATCGAATCACCAATTCAACCAAAAGTTTAAGCCGGtggttaaaagaaaatttaattatatatcactaacactcTGTTGGAACTCCAACACAGTTTGGAATCAAGTTCCTTTATTACTTCACTTTCTTTACACAATTAGGATTGAAGAGATATCAATCCTTGGTTACAATCTACAATTCTGTTCTTCTCTCAACCAGAAAATCAGAATCTATCTCTCACTCAATTCTCTAACAAAACAGAACATGTCCCTTCCCTCCCACGCTAACTCTATTTAACAGCTTTTCCCGCCCAAATACAGCTGTCTTTCCCACCAAAACCTGCACACTAACTCTATTTAAAATCACGTGTTTTTTATCTAGTATTTTCTACACGTGCTACTTACTAACAAAGCCTATTCTTCCTTCTACTGTAAACTTGTTTAATAAGAGGTCTATCATTACTTCCCCCTTTtaaattcaccttgtcctcaaggtgaagagttggaaatttttctttcatttcttcatAGGATTCCCAAGAAGCTTCATGCTTAGGCAACTCTTTCCAGCTCACCAAAACTTCCCACTGTTCAGCCCCTGTCTTTCGGTATTCAACAACTTCTTCTGGTTCAGACTTCCATGTATAATTCTCATCAACAAACTGAATAGTAGGTTGAATATTTTCATACTGTCCCACCAATTTCCTCAACTGAGATACATGGAATACCGGATGAATTCTGGAATTCTCTGGCAACTGTAAACGATAGGCGACGGGTCCAATCTTCTCAATAATTTCATATGGCCCGAAGAAACGAGGAGCAAGCTTTTCATTCCTCCTACTTCTCACCGTAATCTGTCGATAAGGGCGAATGCGCAATAACACAAATTCCCCTACAGAAAATTCCACATCTCTCCTTTTTCGATCCGCATATGACTTCATTTGCTCTTGTGCCAAGCGCAAATGCTCTCGTAAAGAAACCAGAACAATATCTCTTTCCTGCAGCATCTCTTCAACAGTAGAATTCTTAGATGGAGAACTTCCATAAGATACAATAGTAGGAGGTTGTCGGCCATAAACAACTTGGAATGGAGTCATACCAATTGAACGTTGATAAGTTGTATTATACCAATATTCTGTCCATGGCAGCCATTTAATCCACTCCTTGGGTTTCTCATTACAAAAGCATCTCAAATATGTTTCCACCCCTCTGTTCACAACCTCCGTTTGGCCATCTGATTGAGGATGATAAGCTGTGCTTTTATTTAATTTGGTGCCCGACAAACGAAACAATTCAGTCCAGAATTGGCTAAGGAATACCTTGTCTCTATCCGATACAATGGATAAGGGAAACCCGTGCAATCTTACTACCTCCTTAACAAACAACTCTGCTACCAATTTAGCAGTAAACGGATGCTTCAATGGTAAGAAGTGCCCATATTTGCTCAATCTGTCTACCACAACCAGAATTACCTCATACCCATTTGATTTTGGAAGTCCTTCCACAAAATCCATGGATATCTCACTCCATATAACCTGAGGTATCTCCAATGGAACCAGTAAACCGGCAGGTGATAGAGCCATTGTTTTATTTCTTTGACAAGTTAGGCACTCTTCACAGTGTTTTTTAATTTCTGCCTTCATCCCTTTCCAGTACAACTCCGCTGCTATTCTTTTATAAGTTCTCAGAAACCCAGAATGTCCACCAACTGCTGAATTATGAAAAGTTTCTAGAATTACTGGTTTCAAAGAAGATTGCTGAACAATTACCAATCGGTTCTTATACATCAGCAATCCTTTCTGCAAAGAATAGCTGTCTACTTGCAACTCTTCTCCTTGCTCAAGCTGTCTTACTATCTCTTTATACTTAGAATCTTGAGACACCTCCCTTTTAATCACATCCAAATCAACAGTGATCGGTATAGACAACCCAAACAACTGTACTTCCTCTGGTTTCTGTGACAGAGCATCAGCTGCTCTGTTTTCCACTCCCGGTTTATAGTCTACCTCAAACGAGTAGCCCAACAATTTAGCTATCCACTTCTGATACTGCGGTTGTATAATCCTCTGATCTAACAAAAATTTAAGCGCCTTCTGATCAGTTTTGACTCTAAACTTCCCAATCAGCAAATACGGTTGCCATCTTTGGACTGCTAACACAATAGCCATAAGTTCCCTTTCATACACCGGTCGACCTCTATCTCTCAGTGCTAATGTGTGGCTGAAATATGCTAGTGGTCTTTTGTCTTGAACCAATACAGCTCCAACTCCATATCCAGATGCATCAGCCTCTATTTCAAATTGCTTATTGAAGTCCGGTAAAGCTAACACTGGTAAGGATACCATTGCAGACTTCAACCGGTCAAAAGCCTGAGTAGCTTCCTCAGTCCAACTAAATCCTCCTTTCTTTAATAACTGAGTAAGTGGTGCAGCAATAGTACCGTAATTGCGCACAAAACGCCGGTAATATCCTGTCAATCCAAGGAATCCTCTAATTTCTTTGACATTTGTAGGTCGTGGCCAGTCACAAATTGCTTTAATTTTCTCCGGATCCACTGCCACACCCTCTCCCGAAATCACATGTCCCAAATACTCAATTTTCTCTTGAGCAAATTGACATTTCTTCTGGTTAGCATACAGTTCATGTTGCCGCAACACTTTCAACACCATTTCCAAGTGTAACACATGCTCCTTCTCATTTCTACTATAAACCAATAtgtcataaaaaaaaactaacacaAACCTTCTGAGAAATGGTTTGAAAATTGCATTCATCAAAGCTTGAAAGGTAGCCGGAGCATTGGTCAGCCCAAATGGCATGACTAAAAATTCATAGTGGCCCTCATGTGTTCTAAAAGCCGTTTTCTCTATATCTTCATCAGCCATTCTAATTTGATGATACCCCGATTTCAAATCAATCTTGGAAAATAGAGTGGCTCCACATAGCTCATCAAACAATTCCTCTACTACTGGTATGGGAAACTTGTCGGGGATCGTGGCATTGTTTACTGCTCTTTAATCTACACAAAATCGCCAACTCCCATCTTTTTTCTTAACCAACAGAACTGGACTGGAATATGGACTTGTACTCGGCCTTATCACCCCTGAATCCAACATTTCTTGAACTAACTTCTCCATTTCCCCCTTCTGATGAAATCCATATCGATATGGCCGCACATTAATTGGTTCAGTCCCATCTTTCATATGTATATGATGCTCTATCTCTCTCCGAGGAGGTAATTTTTCTGGCCAATCAAAGACATCTTGGTACTGTTTGATCACTGAACTAATCAGTCCCTTGCTCACTGCTTCTGTGTTTAACAAACAATACTCCTCATCTCCTACTGTTCTCACTTGCAAGGATCTACACTCAATCAAGAATCCACTATCCCTTTCTTCCCAGTTTTTCATCATATTCTTTAGGCTGATCCTTGCCTTAGTCAAGCTAGGATCCCCTTTGATCTTCACCTCTTTTCCTTCAGCCACAAAGGATAGAGATAGGTTCTTCCAATCCACTATAGTTACCCCCAATGAGTACAAACATTGCATTCCCAAAATGACATCTACTCCTCCCAGTTCTAAAGGAAGAAAATCCTCCACAATCCTCCAACCATTCAACTGCACTTCTAGTTTTTCACAAATTCCTTTACCCTGAACAGCTGCTCCAGAGCCTAAGATTACGCCATAGTGTGAAGTTTCTCTGACTGGTAAAATCAATTTCTTTACTAGTTTTTCAGACACAAAGTTATGTGTTGCTCCGCAGTCGATCAAAACAATCACTTCTTCTCCAAGCAATTTACCTCTCACCTTCATAGTTCCAGGATCATTGAGACCAACCACCGAGTTGATTGATAATTCAACCACTGTGGTTAAGTCCCCATTGACTTCTAGGCGGCCCAaatctttttcctctttttcttcctcaACGATTTCATATTCATCTTTCCCTTCGGTTATTACAAACATCCTCAACTCACGTTGTTCCTTCAATCTACACTTATGATCTGCAGAATACTTCTCATTGCAACGAAAACATAAGCCCTTCTCTTTCCGAGCCTGAAATTCTGCATCAGGTAGCCGTTTATATGTTCCCTCCCTTCGATTTTCATTGGATGCCTGACTTCTCAAGGTTATGGTTCGAGTGGAAAATGAAGAATTTCCTTTAATGTCTCCTGCTACTCCTCCTGGATTTATTTTCCCATTGCTAGCAATCTGACTAGACAACTTACCCCCTGAGTACCCACTCATTTTCGCCTCCATTCTTACTATTTCTCTATTTTCAACCATTTGTGCCGCTTCCATCATTTCTGCCAAACCCTTCGGTCGACAGAAAACAACTTCTGATCTAACCCACGGCAACAAGCCATTCATAAAAGTATCTTCAATCACCCATTCCGGCAATTCATTAACTGGAGCTACCATTTtgtcaaacaaatttatatattcCTCTACAGAACCCTCTTGTTTAATTCTCAGAAATTGCCCGCCAATAGTGCCATCTTTACTGGACCGAAAACGTATTAACAACCTCTCCTTCATATTCGACCAACTAACAAATCTATTTCTCTCCTCTTGAGATCTATACCAATTCAGTGCTGTACCATCGAAACTAATGGTCGACACCAACATTTTTTCAGACTCTGTTAATCTATGAATTTGAAAATACCTCTCTGCTCGGAACAGCCAAGAATCGGGATCCTCTCCAGTGAAAACGGGCATCTCGatctttttaaatttgtttcgGTCAGAGTATCCATCGTCGCTGTCGATCCTCCGTTCTCCTCCATCGTTTCGGTGATTCCGATCCGATTCATTCATTCTACTGGAGGACGCGTCGCTTTCTTTCCCTTTCGCTTTTTCAAAATCCTTCACGGCGGGTTCTGTCGCTTGCCCACTCATCATTGATCTCTCCTTCGAACTCGTCTCAATGATCGTGAACAAAAGCTGCTGCTGTTTTTCCGACTGAAGACGCATTAGATCGATGCTCTTCGCGATTTCGGCTAATCCTCCCTCAATCGCCGGCATTTTACTCAACTCTTTCTTCATTCCGGCAATCTCCTGGTCGATGTATTCCAGCCGTTCTTCAATGCGGGTCTGCACCATCCCTCCCGAATCACGGCTCTAATACCaaaatgttggaactccaacACAGTTTGGAATCAAGTTCCTTTATTACTTCACTTTCTTTACACAATTAGGATTGAAGAGATATCAATCCTTGGTTACAATCTACAATTCTGTTCTTCTCTCAACCAGAAAATCAGAATCTATCTCTCACTCAATTCTCTAACAAAACAGAACATGTCCCTTCCCTCCCACGCTAACTCTATTTAACAGCTTTTCCCGCCCAAATACAGCTGTCTTTCCCACCAAAACCTGCGCACTAACTCTATTTAAAATCACGTGTTTTTTATCTAGTATTTTCTACACGTGCTACTTACTAACAAAGCCTATTCTTCCTTCTACTGTAAACTTGTTTAATAAGAGGTCTATCACACTCCCCCTTatgggcttgaaatatttggaagttccaacaagtggaaatcaattttaattggagaGGAAACGAGAGCTTGAACATAGAACCTCTCTGGATGACTTGCTCTGATAGCATATTAAATCACCGAAAGCTTAAGCtggtggttgaaggcaaatttaattatatatcactaacataTATTATATTGGAACACACTTGGAAGCTCTTTAGTTGATTGTGTTAATTTTGGTATAGGTGCTCAATCTTCTTTTAGATTTATGGAATTCCATAGGATTAATAACTTAGTTTCTGCCAAAAAGTTTATGCACTTGTTGCCTTAGTTCATTTATAACAGATATGATACGTAACCAACTAATATATGAACTAGTTCACTCGTAACGTATTCTATTTGAGTTCAAAATGAATAGGGGTAAAAGTTCCATTGTAGGTCTCAACTGTTGTCCTGCCAAATTAAGTTATTGGGCATCTTTGGTTGGGAGTGAGGAGTGGCAGTTTCTGTCCTCTCATATCGGGCTTCCTTTGGGGGTAAGCTGTGGAGTTAGATTTTCTGGAACCTTATCTTGCACCATATAGGAAACGACTGTTTGATTTGAAATATGCATTTTTCTCTAAAGAAGGAAGACTCATATTCACTCGGTGTTGAGTGGAATCCCCAGTTACTCCCTGTCTTGTCAGAATTATGATGTCTATGAGTCAATCTGTTGATAGAGTGATACAAAATTTCTTTTAAGGGGTTAATGTGGGGAGCATCTCATTTGGTTTAGTGGAAGTTCGAGGTACAAGTAGTAGAATTAAGGAGGTTTAGGGATCGGGAGCCTGAGATTATGAGATGAGACCCTGTTGGCTAAGCGGTTGTAATGCTTCTTTAGGAGCTTGATGCTTTGTGGTCCAAtgttattttgaaaagaaaggaCCGGCATCCTTCCAACTGGGTGGCTAGTTTGGTTGTGTGGGACTTCGTAAAATACTCTGGAACGCTTAATGCATATGGTTTCCAGTTTTTCAGATGCTCTGTTTGAGAAGGCTTGCAAGTTTGCTTTGGGAGGTTTGTTAGATAGCCTTTGTGTGTTGTTTCCTCATTTCTAACATCTTTCTGAAAAGAAGCATCAATAATTGGCTTCAATTCTTGCTTCTCCTTAAGATTTCTCTTCTTCTATATCCTTGGGCTTCCATCATCCTCTTTCTGACAGAGAGGCGATTCATGTGATCCTAGGATTTGGTCTGCTGCTCCTATCTTTTAAGGGTCAGGAAGGAAAATTCTCTATTTATGTCCAAGCATGTAAGCAAAACCTGGTACATGTCAACCATACCTTGCTGGTCGGCAACTTGTGTAGAAATCTTTGGAATTCGTGTTACTGCATTGAGTGCTCTAGCAGAAATCTAAGACTTGGGGTAAAAGCTTTATTTTAAGAGGCTCCTGTTCTCGCTGTTTCAAAGATGCTCCACTTAGACAAGAAATGAGCTGAAAATATACTTTGTTCATTTTATTATGGAGTtgaataatatatgtttttacTCACTCTCTGTTCTACTGTACCAGCCATACAACAGCAATTGTAGCTGGAATTGATGGAATCCCTGTGAGAATTTGGTAAAGCAAGTGGGATGGCTTCCTTTGACAAGTGAGGGAGAGAGAAATGGCTCAATTTAAAGCATTTGTATGACTATCATTCGCCTCCTAAATGTTTCAATTGAATTTCCATCCATAGAATTGCTGTACTTAACTACAGGATTTTTGTAGGATTTGTTGCTGATGCAGTTGCAGCTATTGAGATCAGGAGTGTACCTCGAATGACTTTTGGAAACCTAAAACATGAGTTGTTTTTCCAATGTGTATACGATGACTCAGGTCATGTTGAATCTTGCCAACTCCCACGTTCTCAACATTCACAAGCTACACAACTCTACAAACTAACCTTGCAAGTTTACCATTGCCATGACCGTTTCTCGTGCCGTAAAACATGTCGCGAGGAAGAAACCTATACAATTACTAGAATGGACCCTACTGTTGCCATAGTGGTGAATCCTCCAACAATGGCTTTCCAGTTCAGTTCTCCGAGAACACTTTAGTTATTCTCGCTGCTCGATCAGTGACAGGAACATA
It includes:
- the LOC103492648 gene encoding pentatricopeptide repeat-containing protein At5g57250, mitochondrial; the encoded protein is MLLLLFTIFTPKLVRSFTLSSNPSSNSRCLQTLLKSGFSPTLKSINHFFRFLYHNRRFDCVIHFFYQLNANQIKGNFKTHLILTWALLKSHKYDDAEQILKTQMLVSSIFHRNRLWNLLIRGICVNKGDPEKALWVLQDCFRNYAILPSSFTFCVLIHKFCSLGMMDKAVEILELMSDENVNYPFDNFVCSSVISGFCNIGKPELALKFFENAKTLGNLKPNLVSYTAVIGALCKLHRVNQVSDLVCEMEKESLAFDVVFYSCWICGYSAEGMLLDAFKRNREMVQKGIRPDTISYTILIYGLSKLGNVEKAFGVLERMRKSGLELSSVTYTVIMLGFCKKGKLEEAFSLFEMVKGLEMEVDEFMYATLIDGCCRKGDFDRVFGLLDEMETRGMKSSIVTYNTLINGLCKWGRTSEADRLSKGLHGDVITYSTLLHGYIQEQNITGIFETKRRLEDAGISLDVIMCNVLIKALFMVGAYEDAYILYKRMPGIGLAANSVTYHTLINGYCNIGRIDEAVEIFNEFKSASCESVAVYNSIIKALCREGRGEEALEVFIELNLNVLTLDVGMCKMLIRTIFEEKGAAGLCEALYGMEKVGQEVYNDTCNDAIRFLCKRGFSEMASEFYSRMMRTRLLLEKKTFYFLIKALNSEGKTWISRPIFSNFLKEYGLSEPIVKQIIVDFQCTKFTLPTSEKMEESFSTFMVPNTMFKRLVRERRFSDAYNLVMKRGNNLLLGDIFDYSTLVHGLCKGGQMSEALDICVSAKTNGMKLNIICYNIVIKGLCLQSRLIQAFQLFDSLERLGLIPTEITYGTLVDSLCREGYLEDARQLFERMIPKGLKPNTHIYNSLIDGYIRIGQIEEAFKLLHESRTGAFNPDEFSVSSAIKAYCQKGDLEGALSIFFEFKNEGISPDFLGFLYLIRGLCAKGRMEEARDILRETIQSQSVMELINKVDTEIETDSIESALTHLCEEGHILEAYTILNEVGTIFFSAHRHSTIYNQPHKLHINDERSVDIIHSGTKAYPYASFPNLGSSDVNTIENMEDENLEKRPHFEDFNLYYTLLSSFCSEGNVQKATQLVKEVISNLDRG